GGTAGAAAAATACCGGATATTTATACTAAACCTGCTGAGGTGCGATCGCCAATCCAATCTGATCTTAATCAATTCCCACTATTCAATTTTTGGGGACCAAATACTTCAATTACTGCTAGTCAATGGATTGCAAATTCAGCCAAATGGATTGAAGAACGCTATAGCCCTACACTCTCACTGGTTTATCTCCCGCACTTGGATTACTGCTTACAGCGATTTGGCTTAGATGAACAGCAAATTCAAGGAGATTTACAGGAAATTGATGCAGTTTGTGGGGATTTAATTACTTATTATGAAGCACGCAATACACAGGTAATTGTCCTTTCTGAGTATGGCATTACCCCAGTTTCCCAACCTATACATTTGAACCGCATACTCCGGGAAAATGGTTTAATTGCTGTGCGCGAGGAATTGGGACGAGAGCTACTCGATCCTGGTGCAAGTATAGCATTTGCTGTTGCCGATCACCAAGTTGCTCATATATATGTTAATGACCCGGCGTATATTTCTCAAGTTCGCTCACTTTTAGAAGGGGTTGGAGGGGTGGCTGAGGTATTAGATAAACAGGAGCAGCAAGCCTATCATATCAATCATGATAGATCAGGAGAATTAGTGGCGATCGCCCAGCCAGATGCTTGGTTTACATATTACTACTGGCTAGATGATAATCAAGCCCCTGATTTTTCGAGAACTGTAGATATTCACCGCAAACCTGGTTACGATCCTGTAGAACTTTTTCTCGATCCCCAATTGAAGTTTCCGCAAGGAAAAATTGCTCTGACGTTACTGAAAAAACAACTGGGTTTTCGCTATTTAATGGAGGTAATTCCTCTGGATGCTTCTCTAGTGCGTGGTTCTCATGGTGGTATTAGCAGTAACCCTGATAAAGGAGCGATATTTATCACTCATCAAAATCATTTAGTTGATACCAATATCATTGAGGCGACGGATGTTTGCTCATTAATTCTCAGACATTTGGGTACTTGAGATTAAGGGAGTAGCGAAAAATAAATTATAGCGTTTCCCGACAAGTACACCCGTAGGGGCACGGCAATGCCGTGCCCCTACACCTCGCGATATAATTTTGTAGCTGCCTTCTTTGCAGGTAAGCACCATATTTGCTCTCATTGGCGGTGCCGTATAGGCTATAAAGCACCCTACCATTGATTTGCTTTCTCATTTTGGTATTTTGAGCAAGCAAAATGACATATTGCTTACTCATTTTGCTTGATTGCTTACTCATTTCGGTAGATCACGCAATCATTTTGGTGTTTGATGCAGGCTCTCAAGCATATTAACTTCTCATTTTGCTTGATTGCTTACTCATTTCGGTAGATCACGCAATCATTTTGGTGTTTGATGCAGGCTCTCAAGCATATTAACTTCTCATTTTGCTTGATTGCTTACTCATTTCGGTGTTTGAGCCAAGCAAAATGCCTGATTGCTTTCTCAAAATGCCCTAACCGAAGGGTTCTTGCGTACTTAGCGTGCTAAATATGTTGAAAAATAAGCTTGAAATCCTTGCTGGGATAAGATGACAGCCATTATTTACTGCCTTTTAGGTCTGATGATTAAAATTTTGGCTATAAGCGCCTGTAAGCCTTGATTTTAAAACAAAGTTATCGACTGTAATTAAAAATTTAGCACGTTAAGTACGCAAGAACCTTCCTTTGCGCCTTTGCGCCTTTGCGTGAGATATAAAAATGTGGTTCATTTACCTGAAAATCGCTGTAAGAACCATTCGTGATCGCTTGCTGAAGAATGAACGGCAAGCTATTCGGCTACTCAAACTCTATCAGAAAATTTGGCATCAGAAAAAGGTGGTTGCAGTTGATAGCTCAGAAGAAAAGGAATTGTTATTGTCAGGGTTAGTAGTCAAGCGACAGGAACATATAAAAGTCCACAATCGTATTTATCAATTGGTTTTTAACGACAATTGGGTTGATCAGCTATTGCGTGGTTATGAAACGAAAGCTAGCTAACAAAATAGAATCAATATTTCCCAATTCTTCCTTGGCGATGGGGGAAGGGAAAGAACTCCCCTTCCTTCCACTACCCTATCGACGCATAAGCAGGAAACACCTTGGCATTCTTGGCTTTAACATAGACGCGCTGATTTTGTTTGAGATCGAGTTGAGAGAACTGTTCGCGGCTGAGGAGAGCGTTAATTCTCTGTCCTAAATTTAACAGCAAGTCCACCCGAATCTCCCAACCCAAGTGAATAATATGTTCCACTTTCGCAGGTGTACCATGATCATCCGCCTGAGTTTGAATTACAATATCATGGGGGCGCAAAAACACCTGATCCGATGGTGAGACTGAAGAATTTTCTAATTGGAT
The Gloeotrichia echinulata CP02 DNA segment above includes these coding regions:
- a CDS encoding nucleotide pyrophosphatase/phosphodiesterase family protein; translation: MQKTVVINVVGLTSSLLGEHTPFLSSWAAKGEIVPIKPILPAVTCSVQATYLTGKWPNEHGIVGNGWYFRDECEVKFWRQSNKLVEAPKIWEIAKSIDPNFTCANLFWWYNMYSSVDYAITPRPMYPADGRKIPDIYTKPAEVRSPIQSDLNQFPLFNFWGPNTSITASQWIANSAKWIEERYSPTLSLVYLPHLDYCLQRFGLDEQQIQGDLQEIDAVCGDLITYYEARNTQVIVLSEYGITPVSQPIHLNRILRENGLIAVREELGRELLDPGASIAFAVADHQVAHIYVNDPAYISQVRSLLEGVGGVAEVLDKQEQQAYHINHDRSGELVAIAQPDAWFTYYYWLDDNQAPDFSRTVDIHRKPGYDPVELFLDPQLKFPQGKIALTLLKKQLGFRYLMEVIPLDASLVRGSHGGISSNPDKGAIFITHQNHLVDTNIIEATDVCSLILRHLGT